In Panicum virgatum strain AP13 chromosome 5K, P.virgatum_v5, whole genome shotgun sequence, the genomic window CGGCTTTGTATCAGGGTGCCTGGAATGGATTTGGGGTTGAGTTTGGGGAGCTTTTGTGCTCTTTTGTCGGCTGAGACGGGGGATCCTTGAGAGCGAATGTCGAAGCACAATCGGCTGCCTTGCGATTTACTTTTGTTTACTGCTTGGTTTCCTACTACCAAATCCGATTTGCATGTCTGGAACGAGGCAGCGGACGGCGACAGCTTAAGGTCACAGGTCTGATCCTGATAATGGAGCTGGCACTGCTAAATTAGATGTCGTAGTACTGACATTTTAGCACACGCAGTTACATGGTAGTCGAATTCGTGTTCGTCGTCCTGGCCCCGGCTCGGAGCACACCTCCCCCAACGCTCCTGCATTTCATTTCGGCATTTCGTCGAACTGTCAGAGGATGCGATGGCGTACACTTTATTTGGATTGGGGAGAGGAGCAGCAGCTCCTGGACGTGCAAATGCGCTTCTATTTCAAACATGTATCCGTTGTCATTCCTTACCAATCTGATCCCATCTTCCTGCAATGTATTAGATTCATCATGTCCTTAAtatgttaaacaaaaaaaacattaaaACTACATTTGACAATGTCGAATACTAAGTCGAGTACCCTTTGTCTGTGCAAGTTTTGAACCATATGTTGCCAATATGGGCTGCTATGGCTTTTGTATTTATGCAGTGCTGCCTCTTCACTTCGTCAGATATACCAAAATCAGCACCTGGTCCAACCGTGCACAAACTAGAAAGTAGAAAAGGGGGCAGGTTAATTGTTTTGGGGGAGTGGTGTGTGAGAGGATGTACTAGGAAAAGTTAGTGGATACTCGGTTTCAGGACAATTTGTAGTGGATACAAAGAGGTTCATTTTGTTCCAGACCCATTAATCATGCCTTTATGAACATATTGATATATTTCATTGTGATGTTGCTGTATGGCATTGTAAAGGTACTGTACTAAACTAGGGGCACATTTGATTCTCCACCTTTTTTTAATCGCGAAGTATGTGACTGTAACTTGTTCCTTTCTTCTGAGTGAAGGTTGGCATCTGTGAGATTGAGGCTAGTCACATTTTGTTATCTTTAAGAATAAGGAACATCAATATCACCAAAAGTAATTTCCTCAATGGAGCTTGAAGCTGATTTaaatgatgaagatgttagctCAAATAATGGATTACAAGAGTTGTGGCCACTTGGCGAAATAGACCCAAAGAGAGCAAGGTTCCCGTGCTGCATTGTCTGGACTCCTCTTCCTGTAGTTTCATGGCTTGCCCCTTACATAGGGCATGTTGGAATCTGTCAGGAGGATGGGGCTATCTTGGATTTTGCCGGTTCAAATTTGGTGAGCGTGGATAATTTTGCTTATGGTTCAGTCGCCAGATACCTCCAGCTTGACAGAAAGAAGGTATGGATGATTCCAACTATTTTCATTTTTTGTACTGGGCAATTCAAACATAACTGTCCATATTGTACTTCattttatcaaaactactgCTAAAATGTGAATAGGTTTATGGTCCAAGGAACTAAATCCCGATTTACTTTCTGAGTGAAGAAAGCCTAATTGTCCTATAGTCCTGACTCCTGAATAGCATGCTTGCATGTGAACATTCAACATTATATTATCTTGTTTTCTCAGCTCAAATATCAGTGGTTTCCAAATTTATTTGTGGACTGCAAGAATCAAGacactttttatttttttctcatttaATTTGCATGCATGATATGCAAACAATTAACATTTTCCAATATGATTCGTACTTTTAGTATCTTTTAGACAGTAAGTACTTATAACTGTTACTTGTGAACTTGAACCCATAAATGAATAATTCATTTAATAGTAATAGTTCTTCATGGAAACAAAAACTAGAATCCTGTTGAAACATGaacatccaaatcaaacatatgAGCTGGAAACTGGTCTTgtgattactctagttactagCCTACTAGGCAGTAGGTAATTACAGATGCAGCAAGTGTCACATGTGAAGGAATGAGACAGAGACAAAGCTGAGTGGTTCATAATAAAATTTGGGAAGTCTTGATCAATTTCATTAATTGTTTCCTTAGTAACTGTTTTTATAATAAACTCGTACTATATTTGATAGATACTCTTCTTGGGAACATTTAGATTTCCTATTTTATGAGAGAAGACACTTTTTAGAACTTCCAATGCTGAATTTCATATATTGTTCCGTTATTTTGTTTGGTTTTAAGCTTTCTTTTGGCAAAACCTACTAAAGCTATCATCAGGCATAATTTTTCAGTTGAACTGTTTAAATTTGTAAATGTTTCATGACAAACTTAATGTTTCGTTCATGACCAGTGCTGCTTTCCTGCTAATCTTGCGGCTCATGTATGTGAGCGGTCGTACAATCACTCAGAAGTTGGAGCTGCGATATCATGGGATGATGCTCTTCAATCGGGCATGAGGCGCTTTCAACACAAGTTTTACAATCTGTTCACCTGCAATTGCCATTCATTCGTGGCAAACTGCCTGAACCGTGTCGCCTACAATGGTTCTGTGGAGTGGAATGTTTTGAATGTGgcggcccttgtttggtttcatggcCGATGGGTGGACAAAATGTCTGTTGTTCGGTCATTCTTACCTTTCTTAACTGTAACATGCATCGGTATTTTAATGGCTGGTTGGCCTTTCCTTGTAGGGATGGCAGCATTCTCAGCTCTTTTGATTGGATGGTTTATTTTTACAGTATGCTGTTT contains:
- the LOC120707813 gene encoding protein REVERSION-TO-ETHYLENE SENSITIVITY1-like; the encoded protein is MELEADLNDEDVSSNNGLQELWPLGEIDPKRARFPCCIVWTPLPVVSWLAPYIGHVGICQEDGAILDFAGSNLVSVDNFAYGSVARYLQLDRKKCCFPANLAAHVCERSYNHSEVGAAISWDDALQSGMRRFQHKFYNLFTCNCHSFVANCLNRVAYNGSVEWNVLNVAALVWFHGRWVDKMSVVRSFLPFLTVTCIGILMAGWPFLVGMAAFSALLIGWFIFTVCCFKGLVC